A genomic window from Terrisporobacter glycolicus ATCC 14880 = DSM 1288 includes:
- a CDS encoding phage holin family protein, with translation MDLSFLASFEVPVIIGICLCVGYVIKSSLDFIPNKYIPLIMAVLGLVVNVLMNKGIDANIALAGMVSGLSSTGLHQAFKNLIQANHSAEENTTEEENRDK, from the coding sequence ATGGACTTAAGTTTTTTGGCAAGTTTTGAAGTTCCTGTTATTATTGGAATTTGTCTTTGTGTAGGATATGTAATAAAATCTAGCTTAGATTTTATACCAAACAAATATATACCATTGATAATGGCTGTATTAGGTCTTGTAGTCAATGTATTGATGAATAAGGGTATAGATGCTAATATTGCACTAGCAGGTATGGTTAGTGGATTATCTAGTACAGGATTACATCAAGCCTTTAAAAATCTAATACAAGCAAATCATAGCGCTGAAGAAAATACTACTGAAGAAGAGAATAG